Part of the Luteolibacter rhizosphaerae genome is shown below.
ACCAGCGCCTTCTTGGTTTCCGGGTCCTTCTGGGCGAAGATCTTCGAGGTGATCTGGATCAGGTAGCTTTCGAGGTCTCCTTCATTCCATTCGGTGAAGACCTCGGCCAGTTCCTCGGCGTCGAAGCCGGCGGCCTTGAAGATGTTGTAGGCTTCGCAGATCAGCTGCATGTCACCGTACTCGATGCCGTTGTGGATCATCTTCACGTAATGACCGGCGCCAGCGGGACCGATGTGGGTCACGCAGGGCTCGCCATCCACCTTCGCGGAGATGCTCTCGAAGATCGGCTTCATCACATCCCAGGTCGAGGCAGGACCACCAGGCATGATGGAGGGGCCTTTGCGCGCGCCTTCTTCACCACCGGACACACCGGCACCAATGAAGCGGAAGCCCAGATCGCCGAGCCACTTGTCGCGGCGCTCGGTGTCCGTGTAGAGCGAGTTGCCGCCATCGATGATGATGTCACCCTTGTCGAGCAGCGGGATCAGGGACTCGATCACGGCGTCCACCGGACCACCGGCCTTGACCATGATCATGATCTTGCGCGGGGATGCGAGGGACTGGACGAACTCTTCCAGCGACTTGGCACCGACCAGTTTCTTGCCGGGATGAGCGGCGACGAACTCCTCGGTGACGGAAGTGGTACGATTGTAGACGGACACCTGGAATCCACGGGACTCCACGTTGAGGACGAGGTTTTGGCCCATCACGGCCAGGCCTACGAGGCCGAAATCGCTGTTGCTCATGGTGATGAAACGGTTCAGGAAACGGCGGGGGGTGTAGGGAACCCCGGCCTTCGGTGCAACCCCTTGTTGCCATCATGCCATGCATTCCCCACATTCGCGCCGTGAACTTACCGAATGCCATCACCGTCTCCCGCCTGATCCTCACGGCGGTTTTCGTGGCGGCGGTGGGTTTCCCCGGCACCACGGGCTACATGATCGCGCTGATCACCTTCTCGGTGGCAGCGGCGACGGATTGGCTTGATGGCTATCTGGCGCGGAAGCTCGGGCTGGTCACGCCGCTGGGCAAGCTGCTGGACCCGCTGGCGGACAAGATCCTGGTGTGCGCGGCCTTCGTGTATTTTTCCGCCCAGCCGGTGAATGGATACCACTGTCCGGTGTGGGTTACCGCCCTGATCATCGCGCGTGAGTTCCTCGTCACCGGACTGCGCCAGATCGCCGTAGAGGCAGGGCAGGTGCTCGCCGCGGACCGGCTGGGCAAATGGAAGACGACCTTCCAGCTCACCTTCTGCATCACCGGTCTGGTCTGGCTGACCTTTTCCTCGATGAAGGATGCGGGTGCTTTCGGTAGCTTGCTCCGTGATTGGGCGAATCCCAAGTCCTGGCTAATGCCGGTCTCCCTTTGGACGGCTGTGGCGCTGACCATGATCTCCGGCGCGAACTACGTCTGGAGCAGCCGCAAGCTGCTGGTGGCGGCACGCTGAGATTCAGATCCCGCCCCGTTCGGCGGCATGGATCAATTCCCTGCCGATGAAGCTAAGATCCAGCCGAGTCACCGAATCGCGAAGCCGCTCCGGGAGGGTATCAATCCCCATGCCCTTCTCGGGTGCAGGTTCTTGTTTCAGGCGATAGGGCCCCTCAAAGAGCTTCCAATCGAAACAGTAGATCGCGCGATGGCACCGGCTGGTCAGAAAGTCGGATTGTCCCGAGAGACCGGCTTGGATTCCGATGAGTCCCAAGAGTGCTTCCTGATCCCCGGCTGCCCGAAGGGCCTTGGCCGGAACCGGGCCGTATCCGGCCGAACAGAAGATTGCCAGCTGGCCCGAGATGTCGGCAGCCACCCAATCAAACTCCAGCCCGTGATACTCGTCGGTCCTCACGAAAAAAAGATCAGCGGCGAGCGTCCTCGGCATCCTTGGCCAAGCGGGCCTTGATCTGCCCGACAACCGAATCGAAGGCCAGTCCCTCTGCATCGGGCTGGCGGCTTGAGGAAACGAAGCGGGGGATCAAGCCCGGCGGCACGCCAAGCCGGGCATCCAAGCGGCCGGGATCCACCTCCGGATGGAGGTCCGCGCGGTGATACTGCAGCGCGAGCCCCACCGAGTGGAGGTCATAGCCGTTCCGCTTCGTATTGTCCGAGAGCCGCATGAGGCTATCCCAGGTCGCTTGGAACCGTGCCGGGTCCACATCGACCACGAAAACGATGCCGGCCACCTCCCGGAGGAGAAGTTCCTCCGCGGCATTGTATTCCACCGTTCCGCTGAGCGAGTGCGCGGCCACATGTAGGAAACGCCCGTCCGGCAGGGTTTCCGCTTCCGTCCACTCCACCCGGTGGACGCGGATCGAGCCCACCTGATGTTCCCGTACCGTGGCGGAAGAATAGCGGGCCGCCACTGCCCGCAAGATTGCCAGCTTGCCCGTATCGGCCGCCCCCGCGAGGGCGACCTTCACCGTGACTTGCCGGCCATCTTGTTGCACCGTCATGCGGACGGAGTGGCTTACAGTCGGCCCAGTTCGCGGGCCACGATCATCAGGGTTTCACGCACGCCGGGAGCGAAGCTGCCGTCGTTCTGCACCGCCAGGATCACGCCGCTCTCGCGGATGAATTCGATCGGCACGCTGCCGCAGTAGAGCTTCACCTGACCCACGCCGAAGCCGAGGCCGGCGATCACGCGCTTGAAGGAGTCCACCGTGGCGGTGTCTGCGGCCGGGATGCGCGCGACGTGGCGGATGCCCGGGAGCGAGCGTGCGCGCTGCAGGATTTCCTCGGCGCTGAGTTCGCGGTCCACGCCGAAGATGGCGCGCAGTTCGAGCTGGCGGATCGAGCGGGAGTCGGACTCGTAGGAAGAATCGGTATCCATGGTGGCTGGGGCGGGAGTGCTGGCAGGTGCCGGGGTCGCGGGAGTGGCGGCGACAGGCTCCGGAGCGGGCGCGGGCGCAGGAGCCGGGGCTGGCTCGGGAGCAGGCGTGACCACGGCGGCAGGAGCCGGTGCGGGAACGGCGGCAGCCTGCTGGACCGGGACAGCCGGGGGCACCGGCGGGGGCTCTTGGGAAAAAGCGAAGGGAGAAGAGGCGGGAGCCGCCGGAGTGGCAACTGCCGTGGCGGGTGCGGCGGTCGCGAAAGGAGAGGTCGCCGTTACAGGCGCCTCGAAGGGCGAGCCAGCGCTCTCCGCCGCGAAAGGCGAGCGGGCCTCGACCGGCGGCGGATCGCCCGCGGCCGGACGACGTTCCGGAAGCTTCACCGGGCGGCCCGGCTCCGGGCTCAGCTTCGGCGGGTTCTCGTCCCGCAAGGATGCGAATGGGGACTCCGGCTCGGATACTACCGCGAAGGGGCTGGTCGCCGGGCCGTCATCCGCGACGGCGAAGGGGCTCTTGGCGGGAGGTGCAGGCGCGAAGCCTTCTTGGGGTTCGAAAATACCGCGGCTGCTGTTCATGGCTTCGGACTTTGTTAGAGGAATGGTGCGATCCGCCGCGTCAATAGCTTCACGAATGCCGAAAGTCGAGCATCCAAATACCGGATCTCAACTTGCATATCTCGTTTCTCAGAAGGGGGATCGGGTGAACCATGTCCTATCGCTCACCACGTGCCCATACCCTGATTCCGTAGGGTGCCGGTGTGCCCTTCAGCCCAGGCCCAAGGCCTTCAGGAAGTCCGCCGCGCGGTAGTCGGGGCCCACGCCTTCCAGCAGGATGGCGCTGCCATCGCTGTTTTTCGTCCGCAGCGGTAGGATCGCCTGGTAGGCGGGTGAGTGATACCAGCCCCGCGCCCGCTCGATATCGGGGAACTCGATCAGCACGAGATGTCCCGGCCACTCGCCTTCCGTGACCTCCGGCGTCTTGCCGTGGCTGAGGAAGCGGCCCTCGAAGGGCGGCAAGGTGTCATCGATCCGGCGGAGATACTCGACGATCTCTTCACCCATCTGGACGGAACGGAGGTGTGCGGCGGCGTAGGCTGGCATGGCGCACCCTAGCCGCAAGATATGTCCTGTCCACGCAGGCTGACACAGATCCCGCTCAGTGTCCGGGCTCCGGAGCCGGGGTGGGCGCTGCGGGCGCCTTGGCAGGCGCGGCTTCTCCGGGACTCACGAGGAGCTCGAGCGGCTTGCCGGAGTTGCGGACCAGCACCACCGCCTTGTTCGGTTGGCAGAGCGCGCTGCCGTTGATCGTTACGTCCCGGTACTCGTAGTTGACGGTCTCCTTGTGGCTCGCGGTGACGACCTTGATCCGCATGCCGATGCTGTAGCTGACGAGGTAGTTTCCGCCCGATTCCTTTACCTGATAGTCGCAGCTCAGGATCGATTGATCCTCACCCACCACCTGTTGGGCGGAGAAAGAGGGGCCGGTGCCGGTGAGTTCCAGATCGATCCCGCTGCCGGTGGTGGTGGTCCCGGCGAGGCGAATGGTGATGTTCCGGGTGAGAGCCGGATCCTCCGGCGCAGCTTGCGCGGGGTAGCCGGGTTGCGGGGCCGGCGGAATAGGCTGGCGGGGGCGGGGATTCTGGGCGGAGAGCGGAAGGATCAGAGTGCTGGCCAGAATCAGTGCAATGGATTTCATGGTATGAAGTGAACTCCGCACGCCTCCGTTTCATTCAGTGGAAGATGAGTGATCAGATGAGATCGCCCCGCCCAAGGACATAGGAGAAGGCGTCACGGGGAATCCCCGGGGCGAGATTGGGCCGGATGGTCGATGCGTGGAGGATGCCGTCGCGCTTCATGCCGATCTTCTCCAGCACGCGGATGGAGGCGGTATTCCCGGTGTCGCAGGTGGCCCAGACCTTGTTCACCCGAGACAATGAGAGCGCCGTTGTCAGAACGGCGCGGGCTGCCTCCGTGGCGAAGCCCTTGCCCCAATGGCGGCGGTGCAGGAGGAAGCCGATCTCCGCGGCATCGCTCTCCAGGCTGCAGGAGATCCCGCCGATGGCGCGATCCTCTTCCGGCAGGGTGATGACCCAGTAGTAATCCGTGCCCGCCTCCCATTGCTGCGCCCGGCGCAGGATGCCCTCTTCCATGCCGTCCTTGCTGGTCCGCACCGGCCAGTCGGCATAGCGTGCCACCTCCGGGTCGCTGCCGTATTCGAACATGGCGTCCACGTCGGAGACGAGCGGGCGTCGTAGACGGAGGCGAGGGAGGTGAAAGTTCTCCGGAGGTTTCATCCGGGGCGCTTTCTAACCTTGGAGTGAGCTCAAGAGAAGTGCCGCTTCGTTCCGGACATCCCCCCAGAGTGACAGGGAGAAGATCTCATCCACGTCCGTAAGCTGAGGCATGACTCCAGCCCGCTGCATGGTCGAATCCAGTTCCGTATCGCGTGGATCTGGTCCTCCGTGAAGATCGAGG
Proteins encoded:
- the gnd gene encoding decarboxylating NADP(+)-dependent phosphogluconate dehydrogenase → MSNSDFGLVGLAVMGQNLVLNVESRGFQVSVYNRTTSVTEEFVAAHPGKKLVGAKSLEEFVQSLASPRKIMIMVKAGGPVDAVIESLIPLLDKGDIIIDGGNSLYTDTERRDKWLGDLGFRFIGAGVSGGEEGARKGPSIMPGGPASTWDVMKPIFESISAKVDGEPCVTHIGPAGAGHYVKMIHNGIEYGDMQLICEAYNIFKAAGFDAEELAEVFTEWNEGDLESYLIQITSKIFAQKDPETKKALVDLILDTAGQKGTGKWTIMNAVENAVVISTINAAVEARILSSMKDQRVAASAKLEGPKPKIDEKKKKLVKKVHDALFASKIISYAQGLDLIAAMGKEKNWGLDLGKIAAIWRGGCIIRARFLNDITDAYRKDPELSNLMLAPYFTDLLNEFQENWREVVSLATLAGIPVPAFSASLGYYDSYRSAVLPANLLQAQRDFFGAHTYERTDRPRGEFFHTEWPEVIG
- a CDS encoding DUF1330 domain-containing protein → MPAYAAAHLRSVQMGEEIVEYLRRIDDTLPPFEGRFLSHGKTPEVTEGEWPGHLVLIEFPDIERARGWYHSPAYQAILPLRTKNSDGSAILLEGVGPDYRAADFLKALGLG
- a CDS encoding GNAT family N-acetyltransferase; the protein is MKPPENFHLPRLRLRRPLVSDVDAMFEYGSDPEVARYADWPVRTSKDGMEEGILRRAQQWEAGTDYYWVITLPEEDRAIGGISCSLESDAAEIGFLLHRRHWGKGFATEAARAVLTTALSLSRVNKVWATCDTGNTASIRVLEKIGMKRDGILHASTIRPNLAPGIPRDAFSYVLGRGDLI
- the pgsA gene encoding CDP-diacylglycerol--glycerol-3-phosphate 3-phosphatidyltransferase produces the protein MNLPNAITVSRLILTAVFVAAVGFPGTTGYMIALITFSVAAATDWLDGYLARKLGLVTPLGKLLDPLADKILVCAAFVYFSAQPVNGYHCPVWVTALIIAREFLVTGLRQIAVEAGQVLAADRLGKWKTTFQLTFCITGLVWLTFSSMKDAGAFGSLLRDWANPKSWLMPVSLWTAVALTMISGANYVWSSRKLLVAAR